GTCTGGACCGTGTCTCAGTTCCAGTGTGGCTGATCATCCTCTCAGACCAGCTACCGATTGTAGCCTTGGTAGGCAATTACCCTACCAACTAGCTAATCGGATGCAAGCTCATCCATAGGCGCTTCAAGAGCTTTAACAACATCATCATGCGATGCCGCTGCATTATACGGTATTATCCCGTCTTTCGACGAGTTATTCCGAACCCATGGGTAGATTACTTACATATTACTCACCCTTGCGCCACTTTACTAAGGATATTGCTACCCCTTTCTCGTAGACTTGCATGTGTTAGGCACGCCGCCAGCGTTCGTCCTGAGCCAGGATCAAACTCTCCGTTGTAAGTTTTGTAAGCTTATGTAATCTCAAAGTTTAACTTCTAAAGAATTTCTTTAGTTACTCACTCTGTCAAAGAACTTTCTTAAATGCGGACGAGAAACTTAATACTTAATTTTTGATTTGTCAAGTATTAATTGATCTTTTAGTTAAAAAGGAACTTCTCGAGGCAATTTTTCAAAGGTTTCTAAAAAACACGGCTTGAAATATAACTACTCGAATTATTAATTCCAAATATTTATAAAATATTTTTTTAAAAAAGTCACTTTTTTACAAATGGAACCAAAATCCCTCTAAAGTGTTAAAAACAAAAGCATTTTGAAAGGGACTAAATATGGAAAAGAACACTAAAAATAATATATCTGTTAATCCGCTATCGGATTTGATTTCCGACGATATCTATTTTCTTCTGGATAAAAAGGGATTGATTAATGAAAAATCTGTGCGCGATCACCTGATAAGAAAGAAATTTGCTGAATTTAAATCCCAGAACTTCTCGGCCAGCGAAGCAATTGAGAAAATAAGGACAGACTACCCTTATCTGCAATTCGACACAATCCGGAAGATTGTCTATCAGCTAAACAAGTAATTCTTCTTGACAAAGGGATAAATGAAAATTATATTACAGACGTATGCTTTCGGAATTAATGATTTCGTAAGCATCGTAAGCCCAGTGTCTCCCCCCAACACTGGGCTTTTTACTTAAAATTTCAGAGGTAATTCGATGGCTAAATTTAAAAAATCTTACCGAGAGAACCCGAAGACAAAAACTTCACCATTCAAAGACTACTGGAACAAATTAAATTTCACTCTGCTTTTTATTAGTATCGGATTACTGGTACTTGGTTATTTTGTAATGTCGATCGGGTCATGGGATAATTCGGCTTCACTCAGCATATCACCGTTAATTTTATTAATAGTTTATGTTATTCTATTTCCGCTTGTTATATTAATTACCAAAAAACCAGAGAAAAAAGAAGAGAATGTTTCTAGCCAGGGTTAAAGGGAATATTGTTTCGACTCAGAAGAACAGATATCTCACGGGTCATAAATTACTACTGACTCATCAGGTTGATTTCAACGGAAAACTTATAGGAAATAAAGATGTAATTTCACTCGATTTAATTGACGCAGGAATTGGAGATACGGTAATAGTTGTTCAGGAGGGAGATGCTGTTCAACAAATACTCGGACACAGCAATTCTCCGGTAAACACGATGATTATTGGAATAGTGGATAATATAGAAGTAAAAGAATAAAGAGCCGTACAAAAATTTGTCATCAGAT
This Melioribacteraceae bacterium DNA region includes the following protein-coding sequences:
- a CDS encoding EutN/CcmL family microcompartment protein; the protein is MFLARVKGNIVSTQKNRYLTGHKLLLTHQVDFNGKLIGNKDVISLDLIDAGIGDTVIVVQEGDAVQQILGHSNSPVNTMIIGIVDNIEVKE